One region of Niallia sp. Man26 genomic DNA includes:
- a CDS encoding RluA family pseudouridine synthase, with amino-acid sequence MTFKLDWVMEEDGKIMLKEFLKERSISKSALTDIKFKGGRITVNEVEQNVRYMVKRGDRISVLFPVEKPSEGLLPEEIPLNIIYEDDYLLIVEKPSGMNTIPSREHPSGSLANAVFGYYVKKGIAATTHIVTRLDRDTSGMVLIAKHRHVHHLLSEQQKARLVKRHYTALAEGLFSNKSGTINAPIGRCGDSIIKREVREDGQTAITHYNVLTQLSDFAAVELSLETGRTHQIRVHMSYISHPLIGDDLYGGSRHKLGRQALHCSRLAFIHPITQQEMEFSVSLPEDMKRLFTLNNQAGT; translated from the coding sequence GTGACATTTAAGCTAGACTGGGTTATGGAAGAAGACGGGAAGATAATGCTGAAGGAGTTTCTGAAAGAAAGGTCCATCTCTAAGTCTGCTCTGACGGATATCAAGTTCAAGGGCGGCAGGATTACTGTCAATGAGGTGGAGCAGAATGTCCGTTATATGGTGAAAAGAGGCGATCGGATTTCAGTATTATTCCCTGTTGAGAAGCCGAGTGAGGGCTTGCTTCCCGAAGAAATACCGCTGAATATTATATATGAAGATGACTATCTTCTTATCGTGGAAAAGCCGAGCGGGATGAACACCATTCCTTCAAGAGAGCACCCTTCCGGCAGCCTTGCGAATGCTGTTTTCGGCTACTATGTGAAAAAAGGCATTGCAGCAACAACACATATTGTCACGAGGCTTGATAGAGATACATCGGGGATGGTCCTTATTGCGAAGCATCGTCATGTTCATCATCTTTTGAGTGAACAACAGAAGGCCCGCTTGGTCAAACGACATTATACAGCGTTAGCAGAAGGGCTGTTCTCCAATAAGAGCGGCACCATCAATGCGCCTATCGGCAGGTGTGGAGACAGCATCATTAAAAGGGAAGTAAGAGAGGACGGGCAGACAGCCATTACTCATTACAACGTGCTAACTCAGCTGTCTGATTTTGCCGCTGTTGAGCTGTCTTTAGAGACTGGCAGAACACATCAGATTCGTGTACATATGTCTTATATAAGCCATCCATTAATTGGAGATGATTTATATGGCGGTTCACGCCATAAGTTAGGAAGGCAGGCGCTGCACTGCTCAAGACTTGCCTTTATCCATCCAATCACACAGCAGGAAATGGAATTTTCCGTCAGCCTTCCTGAGGATATGAAAAGGTTATTTACATTAAATAACCAGGCTGGGACATAA
- the prpE gene encoding bis(5'-nucleosyl)-tetraphosphatase PrpE has product MKLDIIGDIHGCYEELQALTEKLGYTWDLGYPVHQENRLLAFVGDLTDRGPNSLRVIEVVCTLIEKKLGYYVPGNHCNKLYRYFLGRKVQIKHGLETTVEELESLKKKDREIIKNKFMKLYDHSPLYHVLDGGKLVIAHAGIKEDYIGKHSEKVKTFVLYGDITGESHPDGSPVRRDWAKSYTGKVAIVYGHTPVKEVRAINNTYNIDTGAVFGGHLSALSYPEMTVQSVSSAMPYIAEKFRTFD; this is encoded by the coding sequence ATGAAACTGGATATTATCGGTGATATACACGGCTGTTATGAAGAACTGCAAGCATTAACAGAAAAGCTTGGCTATACATGGGATTTAGGCTATCCCGTTCATCAAGAGAACAGATTGCTTGCCTTTGTCGGGGATTTAACAGACAGAGGTCCTAACTCTCTGCGTGTAATAGAGGTTGTTTGCACACTTATTGAAAAAAAACTTGGATATTATGTGCCAGGAAATCACTGCAACAAGCTTTACCGTTATTTTTTAGGAAGAAAGGTGCAAATTAAGCATGGATTGGAAACAACAGTAGAAGAATTGGAGAGCTTGAAAAAAAAGGACAGGGAAATTATCAAAAACAAGTTCATGAAGCTGTATGATCATTCTCCTTTATACCATGTACTTGATGGTGGAAAGTTAGTTATTGCCCATGCAGGGATTAAGGAAGATTATATTGGCAAGCATTCTGAGAAGGTAAAAACATTCGTTCTTTATGGTGATATTACGGGAGAAAGCCATCCTGACGGTTCACCAGTCCGCCGGGATTGGGCTAAATCTTATACAGGAAAAGTAGCGATTGTCTACGGACATACTCCTGTTAAAGAGGTGCGTGCCATTAACAATACTTATAATATTGATACAGGAGCTGTTTTTGGTGGACATTTATCCGCACTAAGCTACCCTGAAATGACTGTTCAATCGGTTTCTTCTGCAATGCCTTATATAGCAGAGAAATTCCGGACATTTGATTAG
- the mgtE gene encoding magnesium transporter → MKEITSSYEEKLEEILHSLQNENLQTFREAFLELHPYDQASFFKELEKVEQESVFHFLSPEEIAELFEHLDMEDHDYQELFARLLPSYVADIFTHMSADDAADILIALEKQQALSYIALMPLEEASNVKALMDYEEETAGSIMTLEYVSLYSHMTVHAAMALLKAEAPNAETIYYIYVVDEQKHLVGVVSLRNLIVSDDSTVIADIMNDSIYSVSVTQTREEAARKMRDYDFLALPVIDFQGRLLGIITIDDIVDVLEEEATDDYSKLAAVSNMDYVDQHPVSAAKKRLPWLIILLFLGMFTASLIGRFEETLNKVSILAVFIPLIAGMAGNTGTQALAVAVRGIATGNLEKESKFKLIMREAGTGLITGGVCGILVTLVVYIWKGNIFLGLLVGASILGTLIVATIAGSIIPLLMNKLKIDPAVASGPFITTLNDIISILIYFGMATMFMGLLTS, encoded by the coding sequence TTGAAAGAGATAACGAGCAGCTATGAAGAAAAACTAGAAGAAATCCTCCATTCTTTACAAAATGAAAACTTACAAACATTCAGAGAAGCATTTTTAGAGCTGCATCCATATGATCAAGCTTCATTTTTTAAGGAATTGGAGAAAGTAGAACAAGAGAGTGTATTTCATTTTTTATCACCTGAGGAGATTGCAGAGTTATTTGAGCATCTCGATATGGAAGACCATGATTACCAGGAGCTGTTTGCAAGACTGCTGCCTTCCTATGTGGCTGACATATTCACACATATGTCAGCAGATGATGCAGCAGATATCCTCATCGCTTTGGAAAAGCAGCAAGCACTTAGTTATATCGCCCTTATGCCGCTTGAAGAGGCAAGCAATGTCAAGGCACTAATGGATTATGAGGAGGAAACTGCAGGGAGCATCATGACACTTGAATATGTCAGCCTGTATTCTCATATGACAGTTCATGCTGCAATGGCCTTGCTTAAAGCGGAAGCACCTAATGCGGAGACAATTTACTATATTTATGTGGTGGATGAACAGAAGCATCTTGTCGGAGTAGTATCCTTAAGGAATTTAATCGTAAGTGATGACAGTACAGTGATTGCTGACATTATGAATGACAGTATCTACTCTGTTTCTGTCACTCAAACCCGTGAGGAAGCAGCAAGGAAGATGCGGGATTATGACTTTCTTGCATTGCCTGTCATTGATTTTCAAGGGAGGCTGCTCGGCATCATCACGATTGATGACATTGTCGATGTATTGGAGGAAGAAGCAACTGATGATTATTCAAAGCTTGCGGCTGTTTCTAATATGGACTATGTTGATCAACATCCCGTTTCTGCTGCAAAAAAACGATTGCCGTGGCTGATTATCCTGTTGTTCTTAGGAATGTTTACGGCAAGCTTAATCGGCAGGTTTGAGGAGACGTTAAACAAGGTTTCTATCCTTGCTGTTTTCATTCCCTTGATTGCAGGGATGGCAGGAAACACGGGGACACAGGCACTCGCAGTTGCAGTGCGGGGCATTGCGACAGGAAACCTGGAGAAGGAAAGCAAGTTCAAGCTGATCATGCGCGAAGCGGGAACAGGACTAATAACAGGTGGAGTCTGTGGAATACTTGTAACATTGGTCGTTTATATTTGGAAAGGCAATATTTTTTTAGGGCTTTTAGTTGGTGCATCTATTTTAGGAACACTAATTGTAGCGACAATTGCAGGTTCTATAATCCCTCTATTGATGAATAAATTAAAAATTGATCCTGCCGTTGCATCTGGACCATTTATTACAACTTTAAATGATATTATCAGTATCCTCATTTATTTTGGAATGGCAACGATGTTTATGGGATTGTTGACCAGTTAA
- a CDS encoding cation:proton antiporter — translation MEHGASVMSLMIVIIVALLTPIILHRLKLNVIPVVVAEIIMGLIIGKSGFNLVEQDTWLETLSTLGFIFLMFLSGLEIDFKSFSSNKKRETLPNGRLEPKPFSTSVIIFAAIFALSVILSYLFVLAGFVDSIFLMTIIISTISLGVVVPTLKEANIMKTAIGQIILLIAVIADLATMILLAVFASIHESGGNTWLLLILFAAGVLLYFAGRRFKNKNTSDSMSRGTVQIGTRAVFALIIFLVALSETVGAENILGAFLAGVLVSLLSPNEELVHQLDSFGYGFLIPIFFVMIGVDMDLWSLFTDPMLLLFIPLLLLALLASKMLPIYYLKKWYDNRTIVASGFLLTSTLSLVIAAAAIGERMNIITSQMSGIFILVAIISCIITPIVFKKLFPKETAGERAVNISIIGVNQITMQLYQELKSPYYKVEFYHKKQEKHDLQIADSLFEITELDNYTEEVIKATNISAADIVVVSTGDSSENERMSLLLKQAGIDRVICRMEDLDKEASLQQEGIEVFSSFTSTKALLKAMIQSPSILALLGNNETSLHEITIRNKGFEGMTLRKFPFTGDVIFVRIFRGRDSVIPHGDTELQLHDHLIVTGSEEYVRELKRNLEREY, via the coding sequence ATGGAACACGGCGCTTCTGTAATGTCCTTAATGATTGTAATCATTGTGGCATTATTGACACCGATTATTTTGCACCGCCTAAAGCTAAATGTTATTCCTGTCGTGGTTGCAGAAATTATCATGGGGCTTATTATTGGAAAAAGCGGTTTTAATCTTGTCGAGCAGGATACTTGGCTGGAGACTTTATCAACATTAGGCTTTATTTTTCTAATGTTCTTAAGCGGGCTGGAGATAGATTTTAAATCTTTTTCCAGCAATAAAAAAAGAGAGACACTGCCGAATGGGAGGCTTGAACCGAAGCCGTTCTCAACATCTGTCATCATCTTTGCCGCTATTTTTGCGTTATCGGTTATTTTGAGTTATCTATTTGTCCTTGCAGGCTTTGTAGATAGTATTTTCTTAATGACTATCATCATTTCTACTATTTCACTTGGTGTGGTTGTGCCAACATTAAAAGAAGCAAATATCATGAAAACGGCAATAGGGCAAATCATCCTGCTTATAGCAGTCATTGCTGATTTAGCGACAATGATATTGCTGGCAGTTTTTGCTTCGATTCATGAAAGCGGCGGTAACACTTGGCTGTTACTAATCCTATTTGCAGCAGGGGTGTTATTATATTTTGCAGGCAGACGCTTCAAAAACAAAAACACTTCAGATTCGATGTCAAGAGGAACAGTGCAAATCGGAACAAGGGCAGTGTTCGCATTAATTATTTTCTTAGTAGCGCTGTCTGAAACTGTCGGTGCAGAAAATATTCTTGGTGCTTTCTTAGCAGGGGTGCTTGTGTCGCTCTTGTCCCCGAATGAAGAGCTTGTGCATCAATTAGATTCCTTTGGCTATGGCTTTTTAATTCCGATATTTTTTGTAATGATTGGTGTTGACATGGATTTATGGTCACTATTTACAGATCCTATGCTTCTTTTATTTATACCGCTCTTATTGCTTGCTTTGCTAGCAAGCAAGATGCTGCCTATTTACTATTTGAAAAAATGGTATGATAACAGGACAATAGTAGCATCAGGGTTTTTATTAACATCGACATTGTCTCTAGTAATTGCAGCTGCAGCGATTGGGGAAAGAATGAATATAATAACCTCGCAGATGAGCGGGATATTTATTCTTGTAGCAATTATTTCCTGTATTATCACACCGATTGTTTTCAAAAAACTTTTCCCAAAGGAAACAGCAGGAGAAAGGGCAGTAAATATTTCAATCATCGGTGTGAATCAGATTACTATGCAGCTATACCAAGAGTTAAAATCCCCTTACTATAAGGTGGAATTCTATCATAAAAAACAAGAAAAACATGATCTGCAAATTGCAGATTCTCTGTTTGAAATCACAGAGCTGGACAATTATACCGAGGAAGTTATCAAGGCTACAAACATTTCGGCAGCGGACATTGTAGTAGTTTCTACTGGCGATAGCAGTGAGAATGAAAGAATGAGTCTTTTATTAAAGCAGGCAGGGATTGATAGGGTTATTTGCAGAATGGAAGATCTCGATAAAGAGGCCTCTTTGCAACAGGAAGGAATTGAAGTGTTTTCATCCTTTACATCAACTAAAGCACTGCTAAAAGCGATGATTCAATCTCCGAGCATCCTTGCTTTGTTAGGGAATAATGAAACATCTTTACATGAAATTACAATTAGGAACAAGGGGTTTGAGGGAATGACATTAAGAAAGTTCCCGTTCACTGGAGATGTTATTTTTGTACGAATTTTCCGTGGAAGAGATTCCGTTATTCCCCATGGAGACACCGAGCTGCAGCTACATGACCATTTAATTGTAACTGGTTCTGAAGAATATGTCAGGGAGCTGAAAAGAAACCTAGAACGTGAGTACTAA
- the fabI gene encoding enoyl-ACP reductase FabI, which translates to MSFSLKGKTYVVMGVANKRSIAWGIATSLHKAGARLVFTYAGERLEKSVRDLVATLEASDSIVLPCDVTNDQDIAQCFQTIKNEVGTFHGIAHCIAFANKEELQGDYMNTTREGFLLAHNISSYSLTAVAKEAKGLMTEGGSIVTLTYLGGERAIRNYNVMGVAKASLDASVRYLASDLGKDGIRVNSISAGPIRTLSAKGISDFNSILKEIEERSPLRRTTTPDEVGDTAVFLFSDMARGITGENIHVDSGFHIIS; encoded by the coding sequence ATGAGCTTTTCATTAAAGGGCAAAACCTATGTTGTAATGGGTGTTGCGAACAAAAGAAGCATTGCATGGGGGATTGCTACATCTCTTCATAAAGCAGGTGCCCGTCTAGTATTCACATATGCTGGAGAAAGACTGGAGAAAAGTGTTCGTGATCTTGTAGCAACACTTGAAGCAAGTGACAGCATCGTTTTGCCATGTGATGTTACGAATGACCAGGATATCGCACAGTGCTTCCAAACGATCAAAAACGAAGTTGGAACTTTTCATGGAATTGCTCATTGCATCGCTTTTGCAAACAAGGAAGAATTGCAAGGGGATTACATGAATACAACAAGAGAAGGCTTCTTGCTTGCGCATAATATCAGCTCTTATTCTTTGACTGCTGTAGCGAAGGAAGCTAAAGGTTTGATGACAGAAGGCGGAAGCATTGTTACATTAACATATCTTGGTGGAGAACGTGCTATTAGAAACTATAATGTTATGGGTGTTGCAAAAGCTTCACTTGATGCAAGTGTCCGTTATTTAGCATCTGATTTAGGCAAGGACGGCATCCGTGTTAACTCTATTTCAGCAGGTCCGATTCGCACACTTTCTGCAAAAGGTATCAGTGACTTTAACTCAATCTTGAAAGAGATTGAAGAACGCTCACCGCTAAGAAGAACAACAACACCTGATGAAGTGGGAGATACGGCTGTATTCTTGTTCAGTGATATGGCAAGAGGAATTACAGGCGAAAACATCCACGTAGATTCAGGCTTCCATATTATTTCATAA
- a CDS encoding CotO family spore coat protein, giving the protein MRKKTARKASPLLFQHTPFPAENMQSTFSARKAQTRKRREEIENAALQAAKTKTEKQTDKEHIGMIESPGAVRDKIHDYNVEQAEQQESQERKPAFRRLKSFREMGIEERLTYLFNFPKQLPPVACILTVEENQQIRGFITGKDDKKVSVKLMDGEEISLFTKKITDVRMVGI; this is encoded by the coding sequence ATGAGGAAAAAAACAGCAAGAAAAGCTTCACCTCTCTTGTTTCAGCATACTCCTTTTCCTGCTGAAAACATGCAAAGCACATTCTCTGCTCGTAAAGCGCAAACACGTAAGCGAAGAGAGGAAATAGAAAACGCAGCATTGCAGGCTGCTAAAACTAAAACAGAAAAACAAACCGATAAAGAGCATATCGGTATGATTGAGTCTCCAGGGGCTGTTCGGGATAAAATACATGACTACAATGTAGAGCAGGCGGAACAACAAGAAAGCCAAGAACGGAAACCTGCATTCCGCAGGCTGAAAAGCTTTAGGGAGATGGGGATAGAGGAAAGGCTGACATATCTTTTTAACTTTCCGAAACAGCTTCCTCCTGTTGCATGTATCCTAACGGTTGAAGAAAACCAGCAAATAAGAGGATTTATAACTGGCAAAGATGACAAGAAAGTGTCAGTAAAGTTGATGGATGGCGAGGAAATCTCCCTTTTTACGAAGAAAATTACAGATGTTAGAATGGTCGGTATTTAA
- a CDS encoding CotY/CotZ family spore coat protein, translating into MGCGKKDDVFGTSSCVCEVVRAIKDIQDSAEDNCECETNCFSEPLGSLVSPTKRSKADTRVFVLKTADGSPFHAFFRGDDCACVSIFFRVEDVFDNCCAVLRVLAPITNTHSGRETLDITGPKGIDLGKVCEVDGFRRTSDCITVDLKCFCAVQCIADVDLDICD; encoded by the coding sequence ATGGGTTGTGGAAAAAAAGATGATGTTTTCGGTACTTCTAGCTGTGTTTGCGAAGTGGTTCGCGCCATTAAAGATATTCAAGATAGTGCAGAAGACAACTGCGAATGTGAAACAAACTGCTTTTCTGAGCCACTAGGTTCACTTGTTTCCCCAACAAAACGCAGTAAAGCAGATACTCGTGTATTTGTTCTAAAAACAGCTGACGGATCACCTTTCCATGCTTTCTTCAGAGGAGATGACTGTGCATGTGTGTCTATCTTCTTCCGCGTAGAAGATGTGTTTGACAACTGCTGTGCAGTATTGAGAGTGCTTGCACCAATTACTAACACTCACTCTGGCAGAGAAACACTTGATATCACAGGACCAAAAGGCATTGACCTTGGCAAAGTCTGTGAAGTGGATGGATTCCGTCGCACAAGCGACTGCATTACAGTTGACTTGAAATGCTTCTGTGCCGTACAATGCATTGCTGACGTTGATTTAGACATCTGTGATTAA